The region GAACACCCCTAACTTATCAGTTAATTTGTTCCCTCATGATGGTAAAAATAAATGATGATATGAAATCCAAGCATTGCATTATATTTTCATATTAGCGTGAAAGTATATTTTGTATTTCTATATAATAACTTGATTTTGTTAATTAAGCACCTGACCTTAGCATATGTTACAAAACAAATATGAGAGTTTCCATCCCAAAATGACTAATAGTCTAATACTATAACAAAAATGTAGACACATCCTTTTTACagtacatttttttttcaaaagtatcCATGTGCATACATACCCAAGGTGAGGCATGGGTATAAGTTTTAATGCCCATATTACAACATTACCCAAGCAGAAGTTTTTCATCAAGTCTCCAATGGCTGTAAGGAAATTATCTTCACTGAACTTAATGTCATTGATAAGAGAGCTTGACATCAAGTCTCCAACGGCTGCCGGCTGAAAGATTGATTGGTCTTATACTTTCCATGAAGAGCTCTCAAAATCTCCACCATAACAGACGGattgatgaaaaataaaatcCTCTGAAACTTTTTGCAAGTTTGAGTCGAAGATCCAATAGCCAGCTGGCGATGTTTCATCCAGCCATCAGTGTTGATCATCTTTCAAGAGTCGCAAATTACCAAAAAGACCTTCCTCAAGTAAAGTAGGTACAAAAGCTACACCAAGTTTGTGGGTAAAGAGCTTCTGAGAAAAAGCCATGTGATGGAGGGAGGGAGTATTCCGTTAAGAATTGAAAGATAAGGGTTTGTTATGTACAATGTGAAACTTGGAGGTGCGCAATGAGGTTTGGCGAGAGTTGGGGTGCACCAATTAAGGTTTGGTTTGGACTTTGGATTGGGAAGGGAAATCTTTTCCCATGAATATgcatgcgtgtgtgtgtgtgtgtgtgtgtccttccaaccaaaaaaattaataaataaaaacagccACAGAGCCCTACTCCTTTAAAAACTGAAACTCAGGGTTTTCAAGGAGTTCATTTGGAGGTTTCATGTCTGAAAAACCTTTCTCGTTTATTGACTTACTAATTTCCTCAATTGGAAAAGAAGTGCTGCAACCAAATAGGAATTAACTCAACACCATCAGTCCTTTCACTATTTTGaaatacataatattgtttatatgtatatatgcGCAATTTACTATTAAACATACACACCTAGAATTGTCATCCAACAAATAGGAGTCACTATCAGGGCTTTCGGTGTCCTCATGCATTAGAACTTTGAACTTGGAAATAACCTAATATTATTGAAAACCATGAGTGCCAGGTAAGCATCTAGAAATAAACAACTCTTATTTTATCCTTACTTCTGGGGGGACGCTATTGCTTCCTTCATTGTCATTTGCATAGAATGTGCAGATTTTGTGGATTTGTTGAATACTTAGAACctgaaaaaatcaaaaaatatatatatatcatttaacTTATTACTTTAGATTCATTACACAACTCAAAGAAAAGGAGAAAAGAGACTTACAGGACATATATTAGTTGTGAGTTGATCATATGTGATTTTAGACTTCTTTTCTATAACCTGAAAAAACTCAAAAATTCATGTTTAGTTTTGATTTTTTAGGGGATTTTTGGATAAAGTAAATAAGCAAGCATACCAGAAATCCAACTGCCTGTCTTACACGCTGAAGTTCATCCGATGCTGAGTCTGCATACTGAGTCAATAAGTGGTTAGACCTACCAACTCACTTCAACCAAAatttaaataagaaaaactaaATTAATTAGTACCTCTGCAGTTGCCTTAGTACACCAAGCTTCTAATTTAGCTAACCCTGATTTCACATACTCCCCATTCCCAAGTGTACAACACTCTTTATGCATAAGAAGGCTGAGGTTCCATATTTTATAATCCAAAagattatataatcatatatgatattatataaAACTAGTTTCACATGGTTAGAACTTAGAAATAGAATCTCTGGTTACCTGTTGAAGAGTTGCACATCAATGAAAGAGTAAACTTGAGCAAAAACCTTCTGAATAATGACAGGTGGCACCTGAAAACAGGAGGATGTACACAAGTGAGAGAGAGTTCAAAATTATAGATGACATATtgtgtaaaaaaaataataataacttacATGGAATTCTTTTAGTGTATCAAGAACACCATTTAGGCTTTCAATTATGCTCTCCCAATAACTAGTTGGATAAGATTTACCATCTGATGTAATTGGTGCCTGAATTTTATTTTTTAGGAAATTATGAAATTAGCATTTATCAAAAATATGCtacttttttcaaaaaaaaaatatggtaCCTGGATACAAGAGGAAAGAAAATGTGACAAATCTTTCTTCAAGCTGTTGCGAATAAATCCATATAATTTTTCAACATAAACTGCAAGTTGCTTCTTAAAAAGCAAAGCTGGGTATTTGGCCTCCACATGATGCACTATACTAATAATGGAAGCTGATCGAAATCCCTACAGAGTTTACAAATTAATATAAAAAGTAGCCAttggtttttataaaatatatggaAAAGGATAAGATGTTATGTACTTGTGTCATCCTTCCAAATAATGATGTTGGCTGCTGGGGTTTATGAGGAGCTGGACTTAAAGTTTTTTGAATCAGAAAAAACAATGTTGAAGTAAAAGAGAGCCAATAAGCCATGTGTTTAATGTCTTCTTTTTTCTGTAAGAATACAAATAACATTCAAGTTAATTTAGTGTTGagtttatataatatttattaaataaagaaataaacATCTCACCTCTATTGAAGAACCAATGGTCTGGATAATACGATCAAATACGGTTGTTATTTCTAATTCAAAAGTTTTCCAGTGTAAAAGACTTTTGTATATAACATATGTAGCAACTGGTTTCCCTTGAGAAAATCCAAGTTCTTGTGTAGCAGCTTTCATAAGAGCATCAACCAAATCCTATAGAGAAATTTAAGgcaaaaaaatagtttttaaacaatcaaaataaatattaataaaatattaaaaatgaaagtcGAAAAACGTACACGCTCCTTTCCTATTGTGGAATTTGTCAAGTTGCTATCAAATTCCTTTGAAGGTCCTCCATTCCTTTGTTGCTGCAAATAAAAGGGTTgtctttttactcttttagatTATTATAAAGCAAAAAAAGattataaaacatttttattcaaaatcaaTAAGTCCACAATAAAATCACCTTATGTCTCAGAATCTCTTCCTCGGCTTCCATGTCAGCAATTTTTTCTTGAAGACTGAAGAAATAAGAGAAAAAAGAGTAAAGTATGTTTCCTGTAATTTTCACTTGTAATAAAAGGCTTGAAAAACATAAATAATATCAGAATAAAACCTTTGCATGTCAATCTTTATATCAATTATCCGATTTTCTGCTTCCATGGCTTCCTTCAACCTATCTTCACTCAATTTTGTGGTTTCTTCCAATTTCGTTTGTGTTTCATTAATTTCCTGTTCTAGTGTACTAACCTTTTCCTGCAAGTGTTCAGATACCATGAAATACAATAAATCATATTACACGAGGGTATAATCGTCAAAGCAGGATCAAAAACTAACCTGGAATTTCACATTATCAGCAGTAAGGCTTTCTACTTTCTCATTGTGAGTAGCAAGAAGTTGCTCGAGTTCTATCTTTTTAGACTCTAATAGTTCTTTAGTTTCTTGGACTTGAACTTCCATCTCTTGTAAATCAGATTGAAGTTTTGCAGATTCTTTGTTTTTAGCTTCctataaattttaaaagaaaaaaaaataagttatgctTTTCGTAATCTCATAATTCAAGCTTTGTGtgaaataacattaaaaaaagtTATCAGAAAGTTACAGAGCACCAATTGAACTTCAGTCTCCTTCAAAGTAGAATGTAGATTTGCAATATCCTTATTTTTAGCTTCCTCCATTTCAACCtacaaaaattgaaaaacaaaaaaatacataGTTTTAACTTTTTATAATCTTAAATTTCATGGCTTGTGTATGAAGAAATAAAATAAGTTGTAAAGAGTTAAAAAGTACAAATTTTTCCTCCACATCCTTTAAAGCTGACTGTAGTTGAGTAGTTTCCTTAGTTTTAGCTTCCTCCAAATCAGCCTACAAAATTTGAAAGcaaatcaaaaaaatcaaaaacaaaggAAAGATAGTTTATAGTtaaaattaatgtttttctttatGTGATCTCTTATTTCATGTGTTttgtataaataaataaataaaacaagttGTGGAAAGTTAAAAGGGAACCAATTGAGTTTCTGCATCCTTTAAAGTAGTTTGCAGATTTGCAATTTCGGTACTTTTAGCTTCCTCCACCTCAGCCtacaaaattaaaaagaaaatgaaacattaaaaactaaaataagtATTTAAAATAAGTTGTTAGAAAGTTACAAAGCACCAATTGAACTTCAACAGCCTTCAAAGCAGATTGCATTTGTTCACTTTCCTTTTTTTTAACTTCCTCCACCTCAGCCtacaaaattaaaaagaaaatgaagcattaaaaactaaaataaaaactaaaagaaGTATTTAAAATAAGTTGTTAGAAAGTTACAAAGCACCAATTGAACTTCAACAGCCTTCAAAGCCGATTGCATTTGTTCACTTTCCTTCTTTTTAGCTTCCTCCACCTCTGCCTACAAATTTTGAaaccaaatcaaacaataaataaaataaaataaaaagttaacACTAAATTTTTGCTTTATGTAATCttttatttcatatatataaagtAATAAAACAAGTTGTTATGCATCACCAATTGACTTTTCATCTCCTTTAAACTAGACTCCAGTATAGCCTTTTCCTTATTTTTAGCTTCTTCTGCCTCAGCCtacaaaagtcaaatacaaattaaataatcaaaaacaaacaaaactatatataaaataataacaaaaatatttACCCTCATGCGTTCCTCCTGTTCTAATCGTATTGTGAGTTCTTTGTGTTCTCTTTCCAATTTAGCTTTAGACTGTTCAAGAGCACGAGTATCTTTTGCAGCCTACATGACATGAAACATTTGTAAGCCTCATTTATGAAGGGCAATATAGGTAATTTACTTTCTCTTTTACTcataatagcaacgtacttaTGTCTTTTACCAATAGTAGTAATATGTAATTTAACATTTGTggacattttacaagtttcaggttACATATTGTTAATATCAATAAATAGaggaaagtatgttgctattttttgcAATTTTCCACTAAAAGAATACTTAGAATATAGTATAACTAAAAAACTCAAAAAGGGAAAAGAAATTAACCATGGTTGTGTTATAAAGCTCAAGAGTAGAATAATAAAAGAATAAAGAGCATGTGAAAGAGTGACCTTTTTAAGGTTCCTAAGTTCAATGCGTGCCAAGTCTCTTCTTAACACAGACTGAGCATAAATTGCCACTTTCTTCATCTTCAAATAACGACGACATGCCAGATGATGACGTGATCGAGTCTGAAAGTTGTTCATCAAACAATATCAGTTTAAGAAATAGTATATAGGGTTTGGTTGATatgatggaatggaatcacaaaggAATGGAATGAATCATTACATTCCATTGTTGTGTTTTGTTGACTTGAAGGATTGGAATGAGTCGTTTTAACATGGTTAGTTTATGTATAAGTGAAAAAGTATTTCAAAGAGAATAATGAAAAGCAGTTTGTCATTTATTCCTTAATCTGAAAGGAATTGCAATACCTGGATGCCAATTGCAGCTTTTGTTTGCCTTTTATGATTATATGCTTTGCGTGCAGCCATCCCACGCATTCCATTTTGAATTTGAATAGCTGAAGAGTGTAAGAATTTGTAAGCTTTTCTATCATAATGCATGCGTCCAATTTTCTGGATCCTCAAACATGCCACTTCTCTCCTCCTACGCTGATACCAAGAGCGTGCAACTTCCCCTGTAACAATAGATTATATAAGCTACATACAAAACTTAGGTTCATAGTTCCATTAAACTAACTGAAACTCACAAAGTTACAATCTTTTATCTCACCAAAAAGCAAAAAAGTGGAAAAATTCACAAAAAGTTACAATCTTTTGTCCCATCCAAAAAGGTGGGACACAGATCATTTGAAACTTTCTCCCACCCGAAAGTTACAATCTTTTTTCCCACCAAAAATTACAATCTTTTGTCCCATCAAAAAGTTACAATCTTTTGTCTCACCAAAAAGCAAAGAAATGGAAAAACTCacaaaagttacattcttttgtCCCACCAAAAATTACAATCTTTTAtctcaccaaaaatcaaaaagGTGGAAAAACTCACAAAATTTACAATCTTTTATCTCACCAAAAagcaaaaaggtaaaaaaaaacttacaaaaGTTACAATCTTTTGTCACACCAAAAagcaaaaaggtaaaaaaaaacttacaaaaGTTACAATCTTTTGTCACACCAAAAAGCAAAAAGGTggaaaaacacacaaaagttacAATCTTTTGTCTCACCAAAAAGCAAAAAGGTAGAAAAATTCACAAAGTTACAATCTTTTATCTCACTAAAAAGCAAAAAAGTAGAAAATTTCACAAAAGTTACAATCTTTTATCTCACCAAAAAGTAAAAAGGTGGAAAAACTCCGAAAAGTTACAATCTTTTGTCACACCAAAAAGTAAAAAGGTGGAAAAACTCACAAAAGTTACAATCTTTTATCTCACCAAAAAGTAAAAAGATGGAAAAACTCCGAAAAATTACAATCTTTTGTCACACCAAAAAGTAAAAAGGTGGAAAAACTCACAAAAGTTACAATCTTTTATCTCACCAAAAAGCAAAAAGGTGGAAAAACTCCCAAAAGTTACAATCTTTTATCTCACCAAAAAGTAAAAAGTGGAAAAACTCACAAAAGTTACAATCTTTTATCTCACCAAAAAGTAAAAAGGTGGAAAACACCCAAAAGTTACAATCTTTTGTCACACCAAAAAGTAAAAAGGTGGAAAAACTCACAAAAGTTACAATCTTTTATCTCTCCAAAAAGTAAAAAGGTGAAAAACGCCCAAAAGTAACAATCTTTTGTCACACCAAAAAGCATAATGATGGAAAAACTCACAAAAGTTATAATCTTTTGTCCCATCCAAAAAGGTGGGAACAGTGATTAACTGAGTCATACTAAAAAGGTGGGAGTGAGGTTATTTGAAACTCACAAAAGTTGCATATAGAAAGGTGATAGTTGTCTATAGTCTATACCTCTACAAAAAGCTTGTAATGGTATTGCTGCAGATCGTAACATGGTAAACTTCTTGCAAGCAGAATATGAAAGAAATTTATTTTGGATCTTAGAAGCTGATCTTCCTAAAACCTCGCTTCTTCGAGCATCTATTTCTGCCATCTGTCCAGCTCTCAGAAACACTTTTGTTTTACCAATCTGATAGCCTTCAAGGTTAGCCTTCTCTAACAGAATCTTTGAAGCCTCCACCTCATCACTACAGATGAATAAAACTATAAAAGataaacataaaacatatcataACTGATGATGAACTAACTAACTACATTAGTACCTCATATGTACAACATCAGGTGAAAGGATTTCAAAGCGTTCGATAAATTCATGGAACGGTTTACGAGTGGGAAATCCAGCACAACTGATTCTGATTGCCTCCATCACTCCCTGAAAttcgtgtttttttttaataaacaaaaAGATTATAAGAAGGGCATAAGTGGTAAAGTTATTACTTACTCCACATCGAAGTTGTTGCAATATGTTCTGATTCTCAAATATATTAGGCTTTAGAACATTATTCGGTTTCACACACCGAACATAATGTGGCTCTGTGTGACTCAGTGTCTCAAGTAAAGCTTGTAATTGTTGCTGCCAAGATGATAAATGCAAAAATAAGTttaattcattaaaaaaaaatgtctttATAAAAATGTGAGAATAAGGAGAGAAGCAAATTAGACCTTGAATCGGGAACCAATTGATATGAACTTAGAAGCTTTAGAAGAATCTTCAGGAAGAGGTGGGAATAAGCCTGATACAAAGGAACACTTAGAAGCACTCAAAAGTGCCTGATGTTCTGCAACAACATAGTCCTTGTTTTTATCCAAGAAGAAGTCGGTTTGATATGTGACCTGAAACCAAACATATATATTGTAGACTTGTAGTTAGTTATATAggatttatttatttaagttatattAAGAAGCAAAAGAAAGAAAGACAGAAAAATGCATACATCACCAGCATAATGACAAATGGTAAAGTCTGTTTTTGCTAGCTTTGGTTTGCTAAAACGTTTATGACCTTTGAATGTTTGGTAAAGCTTTTCAGCAAATGTGATATGAGTGGATCTTGGAAACATGCTGCATGAGAATGATTAATTGATTATAAAGAAACAAATAAGTAAAAGCTAAATACTAACAATATAAAAAGTGAATACATACCAAGCTTCATCTAATAGAGCTAGGATTCCCCCAGGTTTCTGAAGCAATCAAAAGCTTATAGATTAGATCAACATATGagcataaaatgaaataaaagaaaattttcttttttttttaattgtcccTGAATATGCAGACCTTTTCAATGAGATCTAGAATGTCTTGATTGTCCACAAACTCTATGTAACTCCAATTGATTTCCTCTTTGGTATACAATTCTTGCTCCATCTTGAAAACATGCTGGCAAAAAGACAAAAAGAGAATCATTTTCTATCAAAGATTTAAAACATA is a window of Lactuca sativa cultivar Salinas chromosome 1, Lsat_Salinas_v11, whole genome shotgun sequence DNA encoding:
- the LOC111882833 gene encoding myosin-7: MQATASNIIVGSQVWVEDNEVAWIDGDVLEMNDKEIKVKCSNGQEVVTNVSRVYPKDPEASECGVDDMTKLAYLHEPGVLQNLKSRFDMNEIYTYTGNILIAVNPFQRLPHYYEKEVMKKYKGVNLGDLNPHPYAIADAAYRQMVNEGISQSILVSGESGAGKTEASKNLMQYLAYMGGRPGADGRSVEQQVLESNPVLEAFGNAKTVRNNNSSRFGKFVEIQFNGQGKISGAAIRTYLLERSRVCQVSDPERSYHCFYMLCAAPPEVCEKYKLGNPRTFRYLNQSKCYELDGLDEAKEYLSTIKAMDVVGISSEEQEAIFRVVAAILHLGNIEFTRGSEPDSSQPKDDKSRSHLKTAAELFMCDETALQESFCKRVIVTRGESITKSLDPNSAALNRDALAKIVYSRLFDWIVSKINNSIGQDPNSKFLIGVLDIYGFESFKSNSFEQFCINLTNEKLQQHFNQHVFKMEQELYTKEEINWSYIEFVDNQDILDLIEKKPGGILALLDEACMFPRSTHITFAEKLYQTFKGHKRFSKPKLAKTDFTICHYAGDVTYQTDFFLDKNKDYVVAEHQALLSASKCSFVSGLFPPLPEDSSKASKFISIGSRFKQQLQALLETLSHTEPHYVRCVKPNNVLKPNIFENQNILQQLRCGGVMEAIRISCAGFPTRKPFHEFIERFEILSPDVVHMSDEVEASKILLEKANLEGYQIGKTKVFLRAGQMAEIDARRSEVLGRSASKIQNKFLSYSACKKFTMLRSAAIPLQAFCRGEVARSWYQRRRREVACLRIQKIGRMHYDRKAYKFLHSSAIQIQNGMRGMAARKAYNHKRQTKAAIGIQTRSRHHLACRRYLKMKKVAIYAQSVLRRDLARIELRNLKKAAKDTRALEQSKAKLEREHKELTIRLEQEERMRAEAEEAKNKEKAILESSLKEMKSQLAEVEEAKKKESEQMQSALKAVEVQLAEVEEVKKKESEQMQSALKAVEVQLAEVEEAKSTEIANLQTTLKDAETQLADLEEAKTKETTQLQSALKDVEEKFVEMEEAKNKDIANLHSTLKETEVQLEAKNKESAKLQSDLQEMEVQVQETKELLESKKIELEQLLATHNEKVESLTADNVKFQEKVSTLEQEINETQTKLEETTKLSEDRLKEAMEAENRIIDIKIDMQSLQEKIADMEAEEEILRHKQQRNGGPSKEFDSNLTNSTIGKERDLVDALMKAATQELGFSQGKPVATYVIYKSLLHWKTFELEITTVFDRIIQTIGSSIEKKEDIKHMAYWLSFTSTLFFLIQKTLSPAPHKPQQPTSLFGRMTQGFRSASIISIVHHVEAKYPALLFKKQLAVYVEKLYGFIRNSLKKDLSHFLSSCIQAPITSDGKSYPTSYWESIIESLNGVLDTLKEFHVPPVIIQKVFAQVYSFIDVQLFNSLLMHKECCTLGNGEYVKSGLAKLEAWCTKATAEYADSASDELQRVRQAVGFLVIEKKSKITYDQLTTNICPVLSIQQIHKICTFYANDNEGSNSVPPEVISKFKVLMHEDTESPDSDSYLLDDNSSTSFPIEEISKSINEKGFSDMKPPNELLENPEFQFLKE